A region from the Muribaculum gordoncarteri genome encodes:
- a CDS encoding ribonuclease P protein component gives MSLRLYKREKLCSVTAIENLFARKEGNGSAMAYPLRAVWRVSERNGASVQFLISIPKKRLRHAVDRVTMRRRVREAYRLNRNELTLPEGVNIDMAFIYVADSLQPYSRIESAVIKALNKISSTFVTEKQ, from the coding sequence ATGTCATTACGGCTCTATAAACGCGAAAAGCTATGTTCGGTGACAGCTATAGAGAATCTGTTTGCCCGCAAGGAGGGCAACGGTTCAGCTATGGCCTATCCGCTGCGTGCCGTGTGGCGTGTGAGCGAGCGTAACGGCGCATCGGTACAATTCCTGATATCCATACCCAAGAAGCGACTGCGCCACGCCGTAGACCGCGTGACAATGCGCCGACGGGTACGCGAGGCCTATCGCCTCAACCGCAATGAGCTTACCCTTCCCGAAGGGGTAAACATCGACATGGCTTTCATATATGTAGCCGATTCCCTGCAACCCTACAGCCGCATAGAGAGCGCCGTGATAAAGGCACTCAACAAGATTTCGTCAACATTTGTGACCGAAAAGCAATGA
- a CDS encoding uroporphyrinogen-III synthase, translating into MKVKKVLVSQPKPTSDKSPYYEIAEKYGVEIDFRPFIKVEGLSAKEFRQSRITISDFTAIIFTARTAVDHFFRLCEEMRYTVPDTMKYFCTTESVANYLQKYILYRKRKIFFVNTGKIDDLLPYLLKHNKERFLYAISNVHKEDLNILDHNNINYTKAVMYRTVSNDFGPDEPFDYDMLLFFSPSGIDSLLKNFPKFKQDEIKIGCFGSTTAQAVRDAGLRLDMEAPTTNAPSMTAALDLFLKEDAAQEA; encoded by the coding sequence GTGAAAGTAAAAAAAGTACTTGTTTCACAACCGAAACCTACCTCTGATAAATCCCCCTATTACGAAATCGCTGAAAAATACGGTGTCGAAATAGATTTTCGCCCTTTCATAAAGGTTGAAGGACTGAGTGCAAAAGAATTTCGCCAGTCACGTATAACAATATCTGATTTTACAGCGATAATATTCACCGCACGCACAGCGGTAGACCATTTTTTCCGCCTTTGCGAAGAGATGCGTTACACCGTACCCGATACGATGAAATACTTCTGCACTACCGAATCGGTAGCCAATTACCTGCAAAAGTACATTCTCTACCGCAAGCGCAAAATTTTCTTTGTAAACACAGGCAAGATAGACGATCTTCTTCCCTATCTGCTCAAACATAACAAGGAGCGTTTCCTCTACGCGATAAGCAACGTTCACAAGGAGGACCTGAACATCCTCGACCACAACAACATCAACTACACAAAGGCAGTGATGTACCGCACGGTGAGCAACGATTTCGGCCCCGATGAACCGTTTGACTACGACATGCTGCTCTTCTTCAGCCCGTCGGGAATCGACTCTCTGCTCAAGAACTTCCCCAAGTTCAAGCAGGATGAAATCAAGATAGGATGCTTCGGTTCAACCACAGCTCAGGCTGTGCGCGATGCAGGACTCCGACTTGACATGGAGGCCCCCACAACCAACGCTCCGTCGATGACTGCAGCCCTTGATCTCTTCCTTAAGGAGGATGCCGCACAAGAGGCTTAA
- a CDS encoding DUF4271 domain-containing protein produces MQQDYSRPFDTQCHYIDSPTAVDAEGLYSGVTAYSLGVSADTRPELPGYNSGVLCIVIAMLLLVIFNVKHYALFFKTMSQNLLSVRERPNAFDDHTLNETRIMVVLVIQVCACEAILIFSGLLLAGIEIPPNRFPVVIGLLTGGTLIYYLLQLLAYGTIGYVFTDATGASQWLKGFNATQALLGFLLLVPALAVLFYPAAALSLISISALLYILARIVFICKGFRIFYHNFPSLLYFILYLCTVEIIPVLLVYRGAFSLCRLLLN; encoded by the coding sequence ATGCAGCAGGATTATTCACGCCCGTTTGACACCCAGTGCCACTATATAGATTCGCCTACAGCGGTTGACGCCGAAGGCCTGTATAGCGGCGTGACCGCCTATTCGCTCGGCGTGTCGGCCGATACACGACCCGAACTGCCGGGCTACAACTCGGGTGTGCTGTGCATAGTCATAGCCATGCTCCTGCTCGTCATCTTCAATGTCAAGCACTACGCACTCTTTTTCAAGACAATGTCGCAGAACCTGCTGTCGGTGCGCGAGCGTCCCAATGCCTTTGACGACCACACACTCAACGAAACGCGAATCATGGTCGTGCTCGTAATCCAGGTGTGTGCATGCGAAGCAATACTCATATTCTCTGGACTGCTGCTTGCCGGCATCGAAATTCCACCCAACCGATTTCCGGTTGTCATAGGACTTCTTACCGGCGGGACGCTAATATATTATCTTTTGCAGCTTCTCGCCTACGGCACGATAGGTTATGTGTTCACTGACGCCACCGGAGCATCGCAGTGGCTGAAGGGTTTCAACGCCACGCAGGCGCTTCTCGGATTCCTGCTTCTCGTGCCCGCTCTCGCCGTGCTCTTTTATCCGGCAGCGGCATTAAGCCTCATTTCCATCAGTGCGCTGCTCTACATTTTGGCTCGTATTGTGTTTATTTGTAAGGGTTTTAGAATTTTTTACCACAATTTTCCATCCTTGCTTTATTTTATTTTGTACCTTTGCACCGTGGAAATAATTCCGGTGTTATTAGTGTACCGGGGCGCATTTTCACTATGTCGTTTATTATTAAATTAG
- a CDS encoding LOG family protein encodes MERKGIAVYCASSADIDKTYFATAREIGRGIALRGYDVVCGGGCMGLMAAVIDGALEAGGNAIGVLPRFMMERNWNHQGLSRTIVTESMHERKECMASLSCAAIALPGGVGTLDELFEIITWRQLGLYDGNVVILDDHGFYSPLLNHLQHTDEQHFMRHGSRTLWKVAETHEEALDLALTDNELIN; translated from the coding sequence ATGGAACGCAAGGGCATAGCTGTTTACTGCGCATCAAGCGCCGACATAGACAAGACATACTTCGCCACAGCCCGTGAGATAGGTCGTGGAATAGCGTTACGCGGCTACGATGTAGTGTGCGGAGGAGGCTGCATGGGACTTATGGCCGCAGTTATCGACGGAGCGCTTGAGGCCGGAGGCAATGCCATTGGCGTGCTGCCCCGATTCATGATGGAGCGCAACTGGAATCATCAGGGGCTCTCACGCACTATCGTCACCGAATCGATGCACGAGCGCAAAGAGTGCATGGCCTCGCTATCGTGTGCAGCAATAGCACTCCCCGGAGGCGTGGGAACACTTGACGAGTTATTTGAAATAATAACATGGCGTCAGCTCGGCCTTTACGACGGCAACGTGGTGATACTCGACGACCACGGATTCTACTCGCCGCTGCTCAATCATCTGCAACACACCGATGAGCAGCACTTCATGCGTCACGGAAGCCGCACTCTTTGGAAAGTGGCAGAAACACACGAAGAGGCCCTTGACCTTGCCCTCACCGACAATGAGCTTATAAACTGA
- a CDS encoding riboflavin synthase produces MFSGIVEEAAKVTAIKRDGGNVHLTLTCSFVDELKIDQSVSHNGVCLTVVSLPGDGTYTVTAIQETLDRSNLGDLKPGDLVNLERSMLMNGRLDGHIVQGHVDCTAVCDDIEDVDGSRYFRFRYTVNPEMARRGYVTVEKGSVTVNGVSLTVCDSEIDSFRVAIIPYTFEHTNFCKIEKGTKVNIEFDIIGKYLSRLMEVSR; encoded by the coding sequence ATGTTTTCAGGAATTGTAGAAGAAGCCGCTAAGGTCACAGCCATCAAGCGCGACGGCGGCAATGTGCACTTGACACTCACATGCTCGTTTGTCGACGAGCTAAAGATAGACCAGTCGGTATCGCACAACGGAGTGTGCCTTACCGTAGTGTCGCTCCCCGGCGACGGCACCTATACCGTCACCGCCATACAGGAAACTCTAGACCGCAGCAACCTCGGCGACCTGAAGCCCGGCGACCTCGTGAACCTTGAGCGCAGCATGCTCATGAACGGCCGTCTTGACGGACACATCGTTCAGGGACATGTCGACTGCACGGCAGTGTGCGACGACATCGAGGATGTCGACGGCAGCCGCTACTTCCGCTTCCGTTATACGGTGAATCCCGAAATGGCGCGTCGCGGCTATGTTACGGTCGAAAAGGGATCGGTGACAGTGAACGGCGTCAGCCTTACGGTGTGTGACTCGGAAATCGACTCATTCCGCGTGGCCATAATTCCCTACACATTCGAGCACACCAACTTCTGCAAAATCGAGAAGGGCACCAAGGTCAACATCGAATTTGACATAATAGGCAAATATCTTAGCCGCCTGATGGAGGTGAGCCGTTGA
- a CDS encoding sugar-binding domain-containing protein — MNLLNGLKCSVIVLLCGFSLCFNSVNAQRATVDLAGEWKFSTSLAGDSAITVKLPGTTDTNGVGVINDNHGETTQLTRRTTFSGKAYYSRSVDIPTDWKGRHITLMLERTRPSEVWVDGVKIGSCRYLSTPHRYDLSEALSPGRHIITVMVDNGDAIPEQIKSSSHACTESTQTNWNGIIGRIELQSVNPLHVSSLSAWPDVDLRSFKIVADLSRDKSLNGKSMTIGVGDRSVTLPLRDGVKRYEAVVALGDTARLWSEWTPVRHIVTAVIPGIDSASVKAGLRDFKAKGRQMSINDTVTFLRGRHDACVWPLTAHVAMDVDSWRDYFRTIKDYGLNHVRFHSWCPPDACFEAADMEGIYLQPELPIWGVFSKDSEELMQFLLEDGKRIQEEYGNHPSFVMFALGNELWGEIPVMSEFIETFRGIDSRHLYAYGSNVYLGYNGHIDGEDFMVTCRVGGGDGYSTHTRASFSFYDADEGGYLNNTPPNTVMNFQKAVELSPVPVVGHETGQYQIYPDYAEMSKYTGVLRPDNFAEFKRRLEAARLGGQALDFHRASGAWAVELYRADIEMNLRTPDMAGFQLLDLQDYPGQGTALVGVLDAFMDNKGLVSPEEWRRWCDEVVLLAEMPRYTYNEGEMLEVDLAVADYGNCALAGDTLVWKLCHGDVTVENGRMIIPEGRGLLDVGRINVPLATRSKARRMDLKLELAGSDITNSYPLWVYPAGGELSAGDVIIASSLSDDVTKALRDGARVLLAPSRSIVDSTTVGGLFMTDYWNYRMFKTISESNNRPVSPGTMGLLIDASHPALAQFPTDYHTSWQWYGIVKNSYPLILDALNDTDYRPLVQVIDNVERNHRLGLVMEFNVDKGKLLLVMADVDKASSTREGRQLLNSLVGYMNSDAFSPDATLSLKQLEELLTVPASSSRIDALHNISYD, encoded by the coding sequence ATGAATCTCTTGAATGGATTGAAATGCAGTGTTATCGTGCTGTTGTGCGGTTTTTCGCTATGCTTTAACAGTGTAAATGCTCAGCGTGCTACTGTCGATCTTGCCGGTGAATGGAAATTTTCGACATCGCTTGCCGGTGACTCGGCGATTACGGTGAAGTTGCCCGGAACGACCGATACCAACGGGGTGGGCGTCATCAATGACAATCACGGTGAAACAACTCAGCTTACCCGTCGCACTACATTTTCGGGCAAAGCCTATTACAGCCGTTCGGTCGACATTCCGACCGACTGGAAAGGCCGTCACATAACACTGATGCTTGAACGCACTCGTCCGTCGGAGGTGTGGGTCGACGGAGTAAAGATTGGTTCATGCCGATATTTGTCGACGCCTCATCGTTACGACCTGTCGGAGGCATTGTCGCCGGGGCGTCACATCATTACTGTCATGGTTGATAACGGCGATGCTATCCCCGAACAGATAAAGTCGAGTTCTCACGCCTGCACCGAGTCGACTCAGACCAATTGGAACGGTATAATCGGACGAATTGAGCTTCAGTCGGTCAATCCGCTTCACGTGTCGTCGCTTTCGGCGTGGCCCGATGTCGATTTACGCAGCTTTAAGATTGTGGCCGATTTGTCGCGTGACAAGTCACTTAACGGTAAGAGCATGACAATCGGAGTCGGCGACCGTAGTGTGACATTGCCGCTGCGTGACGGAGTAAAGCGTTACGAGGCCGTAGTAGCCCTCGGTGACACCGCACGCCTCTGGAGCGAATGGACTCCGGTGCGTCACATCGTCACCGCTGTAATTCCGGGCATCGATTCCGCATCGGTTAAGGCTGGATTGCGTGACTTCAAGGCCAAGGGGCGGCAGATGTCGATAAATGACACCGTCACATTCCTGCGCGGACGGCATGATGCCTGTGTATGGCCGCTTACGGCCCACGTGGCAATGGATGTCGATTCATGGCGCGACTATTTCCGCACAATAAAGGACTACGGGTTAAATCACGTGCGCTTTCACTCGTGGTGTCCTCCCGATGCCTGTTTTGAGGCTGCCGACATGGAAGGCATATACCTGCAGCCCGAGCTTCCTATATGGGGTGTATTCTCCAAGGACTCCGAGGAGCTGATGCAGTTTCTGCTTGAGGACGGGAAGAGGATACAGGAGGAGTATGGCAATCATCCGTCATTCGTTATGTTTGCGCTTGGCAATGAACTTTGGGGCGAAATACCCGTCATGTCGGAATTCATAGAAACTTTCCGCGGCATTGACTCGCGTCATCTCTATGCTTATGGTTCCAATGTATATCTCGGATATAACGGTCACATCGACGGTGAGGATTTCATGGTGACATGCCGCGTAGGCGGAGGCGATGGCTACTCTACCCACACTCGTGCCTCATTCAGCTTCTATGATGCCGATGAAGGCGGTTACCTTAACAACACGCCGCCCAACACGGTTATGAATTTCCAGAAGGCCGTCGAGTTGTCACCCGTGCCTGTCGTGGGACATGAAACCGGACAGTATCAGATATATCCCGACTATGCCGAGATGTCAAAATACACGGGAGTGTTGCGCCCCGACAATTTTGCCGAGTTCAAGCGAAGGCTTGAGGCTGCGCGGCTGGGCGGTCAGGCTCTTGACTTCCATCGAGCCTCGGGCGCTTGGGCCGTTGAGCTTTACCGCGCCGACATCGAGATGAATCTCCGCACGCCCGATATGGCCGGATTCCAGTTGCTCGACCTTCAGGACTATCCCGGACAGGGCACCGCGCTTGTGGGCGTTCTCGACGCATTTATGGACAACAAGGGACTCGTGTCGCCCGAAGAGTGGCGGCGATGGTGTGATGAGGTGGTGCTTCTTGCCGAGATGCCGCGTTACACCTATAATGAAGGCGAGATGCTTGAAGTGGATTTGGCTGTCGCCGATTATGGCAATTGTGCATTGGCGGGCGATACTCTTGTGTGGAAGCTGTGTCACGGCGATGTGACGGTCGAGAATGGCCGCATGATTATCCCCGAGGGCAGGGGGCTGCTTGATGTGGGACGCATTAATGTGCCGCTGGCCACAAGATCCAAGGCGCGGCGCATGGATTTAAAGCTGGAGCTTGCAGGGTCGGACATAACCAACAGCTATCCGCTTTGGGTCTATCCCGCAGGCGGAGAGTTGTCGGCCGGTGATGTGATTATAGCATCGTCGCTCTCCGATGATGTCACCAAGGCGTTACGTGACGGAGCGCGTGTGCTTCTTGCACCTTCACGCAGCATTGTCGACAGTACCACCGTTGGCGGCCTCTTTATGACCGACTACTGGAACTACAGGATGTTCAAGACCATAAGCGAGAGCAACAACCGCCCTGTGTCGCCGGGAACAATGGGTTTGCTTATCGATGCGTCACATCCTGCACTGGCTCAGTTCCCCACCGACTATCACACCTCATGGCAGTGGTATGGAATAGTGAAGAACTCCTATCCGCTGATACTTGACGCACTCAACGACACCGATTATCGCCCGCTGGTTCAGGTGATAGACAATGTTGAGCGCAATCATCGGTTGGGACTTGTGATGGAGTTTAATGTCGACAAGGGTAAGCTGCTCCTTGTCATGGCCGATGTCGACAAGGCTTCGTCAACGAGGGAGGGGCGTCAGTTGCTGAATTCGCTTGTCGGCTACATGAACAGTGACGCATTTTCTCCTGACGCCACGCTTAGTCTTAAGCAGCTTGAGGAGCTGCTCACGGTGCCTGCGTCGTCATCGCGGATCGACGCGTTACATAACATTTCTTACGATTAG